The Shewanella sp. MTB7 genome includes a window with the following:
- the rpmC gene encoding 50S ribosomal protein L29, which translates to MKASELTEKSVEELNAELLGLLREQFNLRMQHATGQLTQTHQLKIVRRNIARVKTIITSKAGA; encoded by the coding sequence ATGAAAGCGAGCGAACTAACAGAAAAGAGCGTTGAAGAATTGAACGCTGAACTGCTTGGTCTGCTGCGTGAGCAGTTTAATCTGCGTATGCAACACGCCACTGGTCAGTTGACTCAAACTCATCAGCTTAAAATCGTGCGTCGTAATATTGCGCGCGTTAAGACCATTATTACTTCTAAGGCGGGTGCATAA
- the rplP gene encoding 50S ribosomal protein L16, whose protein sequence is MLQPKRTKFRKMFKGRNRGLANGTEVSFGDFGLKAVGRGRLTARQIEAARRAMTRHIKRQGQIWIRVFPDKPITSKPLEVRMGKGKGNVEYWVCQIQPGKMLYEMDGVSEELAREAFALASAKLPLKTTFVTKTVM, encoded by the coding sequence ATGCTGCAACCAAAACGAACTAAGTTTCGCAAAATGTTCAAAGGCCGCAACCGTGGTCTAGCGAACGGCACTGAAGTTAGCTTCGGTGATTTCGGTCTGAAAGCTGTTGGTCGTGGTCGTTTGACTGCGCGTCAGATTGAAGCTGCGCGTCGTGCAATGACACGTCACATTAAACGTCAAGGTCAAATCTGGATCCGCGTTTTCCCTGATAAGCCAATTACCTCTAAGCCTCTTGAAGTGCGTATGGGTAAAGGTAAGGGTAACGTTGAATACTGGGTTTGCCAGATTCAACCAGGTAAGATGCTTTATGAGATGGATGGTGTATCAGAGGAGTTAGCTCGTGAAGCTTTCGCCCTTGCTTCTGCCAAACTACCTCTTAAGACTACCTTTGTAACTAAGACGGTGATGTAA
- the rpsC gene encoding 30S ribosomal protein S3 has protein sequence MGQKVHPNGIRLGITKPWISTWYADKSDYANNLTSDSEVRKFLEKNLKQASVSKIVIERPAKSIRVTIHTARPGVVIGKKGEDVEKLRNAVAKLTGLPAQINIAEIRKPELDAKLVAEGIASQLERRVMFRRAMKRAVQNAMRLGAKGIKVQVGGRLGGAEIARSEWYREGRVPLHTLRADIDYSTAESHTQYGVIGVKVWVFKGEVLDGVLPVHEEPKQQPKRKPRGK, from the coding sequence ATGGGACAGAAAGTACATCCTAATGGTATCCGTCTGGGTATCACTAAGCCTTGGATCTCGACCTGGTACGCTGACAAGTCAGACTATGCCAATAACTTAACTAGTGACAGTGAAGTGCGTAAGTTTCTTGAAAAGAACCTTAAGCAAGCTTCAGTCTCTAAGATTGTTATCGAGCGTCCAGCTAAGAGTATTCGCGTTACTATTCACACTGCCCGTCCAGGTGTTGTGATTGGTAAGAAAGGCGAAGACGTTGAGAAGCTACGCAACGCAGTTGCTAAGTTAACTGGTCTTCCAGCTCAAATTAACATTGCTGAGATCCGTAAGCCTGAGCTAGATGCAAAGCTTGTTGCCGAAGGCATCGCTTCGCAGCTAGAGCGTCGTGTTATGTTCCGTCGTGCTATGAAGCGCGCAGTACAAAATGCAATGCGTCTTGGTGCTAAAGGTATCAAGGTTCAAGTTGGCGGCCGTCTAGGCGGTGCTGAGATTGCGCGTTCTGAGTGGTATCGTGAAGGTCGTGTACCTTTGCATACTCTGCGTGCTGATATCGACTATTCTACTGCAGAAAGTCACACTCAATACGGTGTGATTGGCGTCAAAGTTTGGGTCTTCAAAGGTGAAGTTCTAGACGGCGTGCTACCTGTGCATGAAGAGCCGAAACAGCAGCCGAAGCGTAAGCCTCGCGGTAAATAG
- the rplV gene encoding 50S ribosomal protein L22: MEVLAKHRFARTSPQKCRLVADQIRGLPVAKALEILTFSPKKAAVLVKKVLDSAIANAEHNEGADIDELRVGAIMIDEGPTMKRIMPRAKGRADRIIKRTSHITVVVSDR, translated from the coding sequence ATGGAAGTTTTAGCTAAACATCGTTTTGCCCGTACGTCGCCTCAGAAGTGTCGTTTGGTTGCAGATCAAATCCGTGGACTGCCTGTTGCTAAGGCTCTCGAAATATTAACTTTCAGCCCTAAGAAAGCTGCAGTACTTGTTAAAAAAGTACTGGACTCTGCAATCGCCAATGCTGAGCACAATGAAGGTGCTGACATTGACGAGTTAAGAGTTGGAGCCATTATGATCGATGAAGGTCCAACTATGAAGCGTATCATGCCACGTGCCAAAGGCCGTGCTGATCGTATAATTAAGCGTACCAGCCACATTACTGTGGTTGTATCAGATCGCTAG
- the rpsS gene encoding 30S ribosomal protein S19 yields MPRSLKKGPFIDLHLLKKVEKAMEAGDKKPIKTWSRRSMIIPNMIGLTIAVHNGRQHVPVFVTDEMIGHKLGEFSPTRTYRGHAADKKAKKR; encoded by the coding sequence ATGCCACGTTCTCTCAAGAAAGGTCCATTCATTGACCTACACTTGCTGAAGAAGGTAGAGAAAGCGATGGAAGCGGGAGACAAGAAGCCTATTAAGACTTGGTCTCGTCGCTCTATGATCATCCCTAATATGATTGGGTTGACCATCGCTGTCCATAATGGTCGTCAGCACGTACCTGTGTTCGTAACTGACGAAATGATCGGCCACAAGCTTGGTGAGTTTTCACCAACGCGCACTTATCGCGGCCATGCTGCAGATAAGAAAGCGAAGAAGCGTTAA
- the rplB gene encoding 50S ribosomal protein L2, translating into MAIIKCKPTSAGRRHVVKVVNTDLHKGKPFAGLLAKKSKSGGRNNTGRITVRHIGGGHKQHYRIMDFKRIKDGIPAKVERLEYDPNRTANIALVLYADGERRYILAAKGMKAGDKIQSGIDAEIKVGNALPLRNIPVGSVVHAVEMKPGKGAQIARSAGTYVQVVARDGEYATLRLRSGEMRKVPVDCRATMGEVGNAEHMLRQLGKAGANRWRGIRPTVRGVAMNPVDHPHGGGEGRTSGGRHPVSPWGVPTKGYKTRSNKRTDQYIVRRRNKK; encoded by the coding sequence ATGGCAATTATTAAGTGTAAGCCAACTTCTGCTGGTCGTCGTCACGTTGTTAAAGTGGTGAATACTGACCTGCATAAGGGTAAACCTTTTGCTGGGCTGTTGGCTAAGAAGTCAAAAAGTGGTGGCCGTAACAATACTGGTCGTATCACTGTTCGTCACATAGGTGGTGGACACAAGCAGCATTACCGTATTATGGATTTTAAACGAATCAAAGACGGTATTCCTGCAAAAGTTGAGCGTTTGGAATATGATCCAAACCGCACAGCTAACATCGCACTTGTTTTGTATGCTGATGGTGAGCGTCGTTATATTCTTGCTGCAAAAGGCATGAAAGCTGGTGATAAGATCCAGTCTGGTATCGATGCTGAAATCAAAGTGGGTAACGCTTTGCCATTACGCAACATCCCAGTAGGTAGTGTTGTACACGCAGTTGAAATGAAGCCTGGTAAAGGTGCTCAAATCGCTCGTTCAGCAGGTACTTATGTGCAAGTTGTTGCTCGTGATGGCGAATACGCTACTCTACGTCTTCGCTCTGGCGAAATGCGTAAAGTACCGGTTGATTGCCGCGCGACAATGGGCGAAGTTGGTAACGCCGAGCATATGCTACGCCAGTTAGGTAAAGCAGGTGCTAATCGCTGGAGAGGCATACGCCCTACAGTACGTGGTGTTGCAATGAACCCAGTAGACCATCCACATGGTGGTGGTGAAGGCCGTACTTCGGGTGGCCGTCATCCAGTATCTCCATGGGGTGTCCCAACTAAGGGTTATAAGACTCGTAGTAACAAACGCACCGACCAGTACATTGTACGTCGTCGCAATAAAAAGTAA
- the rplW gene encoding 50S ribosomal protein L23: MISQERLLKVILAPHISEKSTICAEKNNTVVFRVAIDATKAEVKAAVAQLFEVEVDSVRTLVNKGKTKRTGARMGRRVDWKKAYVTLAAGAEIDFVGAE; the protein is encoded by the coding sequence ATGATAAGCCAAGAACGTTTGCTAAAAGTTATTCTTGCACCACATATCTCTGAAAAGAGCACTATTTGTGCAGAGAAAAACAACACGGTAGTTTTCCGTGTAGCTATAGACGCAACTAAAGCTGAAGTTAAAGCTGCAGTGGCTCAATTGTTCGAAGTTGAAGTTGATTCAGTTCGCACTCTAGTTAACAAAGGTAAGACCAAGCGTACCGGTGCCCGTATGGGTCGTCGTGTAGATTGGAAAAAAGCCTATGTGACTCTAGCTGCCGGTGCTGAAATCGATTTCGTCGGCGCTGAGTAA
- the rplD gene encoding 50S ribosomal protein L4, with product MELVLKDAQSALEVSETTFGRDFNEALVHQVVVAYAANARQGTRAQKTRAEVIGSGKKPWRQKGTGRARAGTVKGPIWRGGGVTFAAKTQDHSQKVNKKMYRGALKSIFSELVRQDRLIVVESFSVEAPKTKELKAKLAEMNLEDVLIVTPEIDENLFLAARNLYKVDVRDVAGIDPVSLIAFNKVLVTVDAIKQIEEMLG from the coding sequence ATGGAATTGGTATTGAAAGACGCACAAAGTGCTCTTGAAGTTTCCGAAACTACCTTCGGCCGTGACTTTAATGAAGCACTGGTTCATCAGGTAGTTGTAGCATATGCTGCAAACGCGCGTCAGGGCACTCGTGCTCAAAAGACTCGCGCAGAAGTTATTGGTTCTGGCAAGAAGCCATGGCGCCAAAAAGGTACTGGCCGCGCACGTGCTGGTACTGTTAAAGGCCCAATCTGGCGTGGCGGTGGCGTAACATTCGCTGCTAAAACACAAGATCATAGCCAGAAAGTTAACAAGAAGATGTACCGCGGAGCGCTGAAAAGCATTTTCTCTGAGTTGGTACGTCAAGACCGTCTAATCGTGGTTGAGTCGTTTTCTGTTGAAGCTCCTAAAACTAAAGAGCTGAAAGCTAAACTGGCTGAAATGAACCTGGAAGACGTGTTGATTGTTACTCCAGAAATTGACGAGAACTTGTTCTTAGCCGCTCGCAACTTGTACAAAGTTGACGTTCGTGATGTTGCTGGTATTGATCCAGTAAGTCTAATCGCGTTCAACAAAGTACTAGTCACTGTCGATGCTATTAAGCAAATCGAGGAGATGCTGGGATGA
- the rplC gene encoding 50S ribosomal protein L3, with the protein MAIGLIGRKVGMTRIFNEDGASIPVTVIEIAANRVTQVRTLETDGYRALQVTTGTKKANRINKPEAGHFAKAGVEAGRGLWEVRLADDEGIDIVVGAELNVDIFADVAKVDVTGQSKGKGFQGGVKRWNFRTQDMTHGNSLSHRSNGSIGQNQTPGRVFKGKKMSGHMGAERVTTQNLEVIRVDVERNLLLVKGAVPGATNGNLIIKPAVKA; encoded by the coding sequence ATGGCTATCGGTCTTATCGGTCGTAAAGTGGGTATGACACGCATCTTCAATGAAGATGGTGCTTCTATCCCAGTAACAGTAATTGAAATTGCAGCTAACCGTGTGACTCAGGTGAGAACCTTAGAAACTGACGGTTACCGTGCTCTTCAAGTAACAACTGGTACTAAAAAAGCTAATCGCATCAATAAGCCAGAAGCAGGTCACTTTGCTAAGGCTGGCGTAGAAGCCGGTCGTGGTTTGTGGGAAGTGCGTTTGGCAGATGATGAAGGCATCGACATTGTTGTTGGTGCTGAGTTAAATGTTGATATCTTCGCTGATGTTGCGAAAGTAGATGTAACAGGTCAATCAAAAGGTAAAGGTTTCCAAGGCGGTGTTAAGCGTTGGAATTTCCGCACTCAAGATATGACACACGGTAACTCACTTTCACATAGATCCAACGGTTCTATTGGTCAAAACCAAACACCTGGTCGCGTTTTCAAAGGTAAGAAAATGTCGGGCCACATGGGTGCGGAGCGTGTTACAACTCAAAATCTAGAAGTAATTCGTGTAGATGTTGAGCGTAACTTGCTATTGGTTAAGGGTGCTGTTCCGGGGGCCACAAATGGCAACCTGATCATCAAGCCTGCCGTTAAAGCTTAG
- the rpsJ gene encoding 30S ribosomal protein S10 has translation MQNQRIRIRLKGFDHRLIDQSTAEIVETAKRTGAQVRGPIPLPTRKERYTILTSPHVNKDARDQYELRTHKRLVDIVEPTEKTVDALMRLDLAAGVDVQISLG, from the coding sequence ATGCAGAACCAAAGAATCCGTATCCGCTTAAAAGGATTTGATCATCGTTTGATCGATCAATCTACTGCGGAAATCGTTGAAACTGCTAAGCGTACAGGCGCACAGGTTCGTGGTCCAATTCCACTTCCAACGCGTAAAGAACGTTATACCATTTTGACTTCTCCACACGTTAATAAAGATGCGCGTGATCAGTACGAACTTCGTACTCATAAGCGTCTTGTTGATATCGTTGAGCCAACAGAAAAGACTGTAGATGCACTTATGCGTCTTGATCTTGCTGCTGGTGTTGACGTTCAAATTAGCTTGGGTTAA
- the tuf gene encoding elongation factor Tu, whose product MAKVKFERNKPHVNVGTIGHVDHGKTTLTAAISAVLAKTYGGEVKDFAQIDNAPEERERGITINTSHIEYDTPARHYAHVDCPGHADYVKNMITGAAQMDGAILVVASTDGPMPQTREHILLSRQVGVPFIIVFMNKCDMVDDEELLELVEMEVRELLTEYDFPGDDLPVIQGSALKALEGEPEWEAKILELADALDNYIPEPERAIDGAFLLPIEDVFSISGRGTVVTGRVERGIIKVGEPVEIVGIKETTSTTCTGVEMFRKLLDEGRAGENCGVLLRGTKREDVERGQVLAAPGSINPHTTFESEIYVLSKEEGGRHTPFFKGYRPQFYFRTTDVTGTIELPEGVEMVMPGDNVQMVVTLIAPIAMDEGLRFAIREGGRTVGAGVVAKIIA is encoded by the coding sequence GTGGCTAAAGTTAAATTTGAACGTAATAAACCACATGTAAACGTTGGTACTATCGGTCACGTTGACCATGGTAAAACTACGCTTACTGCTGCTATCTCTGCAGTACTTGCAAAAACGTACGGTGGCGAAGTTAAAGATTTCGCACAAATCGATAACGCTCCAGAAGAGCGTGAGCGCGGTATTACAATTAATACTTCTCACATCGAATATGACACACCAGCACGTCACTACGCACACGTAGATTGTCCAGGTCACGCCGATTATGTTAAGAACATGATTACTGGTGCTGCTCAAATGGATGGTGCAATCCTAGTTGTTGCTTCTACAGATGGTCCAATGCCACAGACTCGTGAGCACATCCTGCTTTCTCGTCAGGTTGGTGTACCATTCATCATCGTATTCATGAACAAGTGTGACATGGTTGATGACGAAGAACTACTTGAGCTAGTAGAAATGGAAGTTCGTGAACTTCTAACTGAATATGACTTCCCAGGTGATGACCTTCCAGTTATCCAAGGTTCTGCACTTAAAGCCCTTGAAGGCGAGCCTGAGTGGGAAGCTAAGATCCTTGAGCTAGCTGATGCTCTTGATAATTATATTCCAGAGCCAGAGCGTGCTATTGATGGTGCGTTCCTGCTTCCAATTGAAGATGTATTCTCAATCTCAGGCCGTGGTACAGTTGTTACCGGTCGTGTAGAGCGCGGTATCATTAAAGTTGGTGAGCCAGTAGAAATCGTTGGTATCAAAGAAACAACATCTACTACTTGTACTGGTGTTGAAATGTTCCGTAAGCTGCTTGACGAAGGTCGTGCTGGCGAGAACTGTGGTGTACTTTTACGTGGTACTAAGCGTGAAGATGTTGAACGTGGTCAGGTTCTTGCTGCTCCAGGTTCAATCAACCCACACACAACTTTTGAATCAGAAATCTACGTTCTGTCAAAAGAAGAAGGCGGACGTCACACTCCATTCTTCAAAGGTTATCGTCCACAGTTCTACTTCCGTACTACGGATGTGACTGGTACTATCGAATTGCCAGAAGGCGTTGAGATGGTTATGCCTGGTGACAACGTTCAGATGGTTGTTACTCTGATTGCTCCAATCGCGATGGATGAAGGTTTACGCTTCGCTATTCGTGAAGGTGGCCGTACAGTAGGTGCTGGTGTTGTAGCTAAGATCATCGCTTAA